Below is a genomic region from Hevea brasiliensis isolate MT/VB/25A 57/8 chromosome 3, ASM3005281v1, whole genome shotgun sequence.
CTTCTCCTGCTGATAAGCTCTTTTACAAGGGAAAACTTCTCCCTCTCCACCTTCCTCCTCGCCCGCAAATGGTTGAAAAGCTCCTTCAAGACTCCACAACCAATACTTTTGAACCTTTTGAAGAAAACTATTCTATTCCTTTCATTAATCCGAGCTTCTCTACCACCACCACCTCTCTGGAATCTTGCAATATCTCACCTTCAGAATCTCGCAGGGTTATTAGCGAACTAAACCCAGATGAGTATTTCTTTGAATTGTCAACTGAACTTAACAGCTTCATTGGATACCACCCAATAAAGAAGTCTTGGACCAAGAAGTTGAAGCAATCCGTACTGGGTCAAAAACTCAAGGCTTCGAGTGCCTATCTCAAGTCTTTGTTCAGTAAATCTGGCCGCACAGATAAGTCCTGCACTAAACCAGCACGCAATGTAGAACCAGAATCTGCCCCTGATGGTAAACATTGTCCAGGAAAGTACAAGGAGGTAGCCAAGAAAAACTCATTTAGTGAAATTGATAGTGAGAAATGCAAGATTTCAAATACTCTCATGAAAATCATTGACAAAGAAACGTTTAGAGATGGTTTTCATAGCCAAAGGAGGTCCTTCTCAGGGGCTATTCAACGGCATTCTGAAAACAATTCGTTATCATTTtcttctggttcttcttcatcttcttcatcctcATCTTTTCCATTTAGTTCATCAAATGGGTTTTGtgatttacaattgctcaagagaAGTAGCAGTGCGAATTCAGAGATAGAGAGTTCAATCGAAGGAGCTATTGCCTACTGTAAAAAATCTCATCAGCAGCTATTTGTTTCTAGGAAGACTGCAACTGAAGTTGGGGTTTGTTCATTATCAGCTGCTTCAAGAATTGCAGCTTCTGGGGATCAAGAAAGGCCTAAACTCTGCACCATATAAAGGTAAGTGAATGTTATTGATCGATCGAGATGGGATATGATTGATTTCATTCTCATTTCTGATCAAACATTTTAAACGCAGTGTGATTTTCTTGAAGATGTAGTGGTTTCATTGTATATCATCTCGAAGATTTTCTTTTGGAGTGTCCTTGTACTTTGCACAAATCATCAAGTTGTTCTAGTAAGATAAATCCAAAATCTATTTCTTGGctggagattttttttatttctttttatttagttCAACTCAAAGCAGGGAGAGGGGGAAGGATTCCAATTTTATATAAGACAGAAAGCCTATCATTGGGTACTCCGCGATAAAATGTATAGTTTAATAATCAAGCTCTTgcgatagtttttttttttttttatatttatattaaagtttcgtttatttaaaaaaataatttatatataaaaaatatttttttatgtaaattattttctgtaaaaatattttttataaaaatattttttttagttgATTGTAAtagtaaattaataatatgtgtttatatgaaatatatataagtggttttacattttaataagattgtcCATATTTGAAAAATAATTCCTATCTTGAAGTCAGCAAATTATTTTCCTTAAAATGGCTTAATTTCCTCTTTAATTAGGAAAAATACTTTATATTAATCTATTTTCTTAGTATCTCAAacgctaaaaatataaaaaatatttttcagaaaaatattttatgtaaaataagaaGATGCTAAGTTTATTTAAGATACTTTAAGAAATATTGTAAAAGaaagaataaatataaattaaaaataaatataaaaaataaataataagatccaattaaaatgtatataaataaatttttagaggatgaagataaaaaaaatttGGATTTGAGAATAAAACATTGTTTATTTCATCCAAATTAAATTAAAGCAACATATCAAAATTGGAGAGACCTATTTCATTGACAGAGTATTTGGGACTAGATATCACAATATCTACCACACAATAATAAGTAACTCATTGTCAtggagtattattattattattattattattattattattattattattattattatattagtgAGAAGGTCATTTAAGATTGCATAACTTGCTGGGATTGATTAGACTAGTCACATAGGATGGTAACATGCTTTGGAAGTTTTTTCTATATTTGATAATTGTCTCTCTTTCTTCTTTCGGTTTAAGCAAAGATTAAAGCAATGCCACTCCTTTATATTTATCTCTTGATATAAGAGCAATTTCGTAATCATAAATTGATTGGTTCATTTTGGATTCA
It encodes:
- the LOC110654971 gene encoding probable membrane-associated kinase regulator 4, yielding MAVDQSYSCGHADDDYIDMEVISSSHNFFHYSISSPPQSREFEFQMSSISNDRETTTSPADKLFYKGKLLPLHLPPRPQMVEKLLQDSTTNTFEPFEENYSIPFINPSFSTTTTSLESCNISPSESRRVISELNPDEYFFELSTELNSFIGYHPIKKSWTKKLKQSVLGQKLKASSAYLKSLFSKSGRTDKSCTKPARNVEPESAPDGKHCPGKYKEVAKKNSFSEIDSEKCKISNTLMKIIDKETFRDGFHSQRRSFSGAIQRHSENNSLSFSSGSSSSSSSSSFPFSSSNGFCDLQLLKRSSSANSEIESSIEGAIAYCKKSHQQLFVSRKTATEVGVCSLSAASRIAASGDQERPKLCTI